Proteins encoded by one window of Xiphias gladius isolate SHS-SW01 ecotype Sanya breed wild chromosome 15, ASM1685928v1, whole genome shotgun sequence:
- the pcm1 gene encoding pericentriolar material 1 protein isoform X9: protein MATGGTPFDDSSEELHNWTVTNGSLEDRLNNMDWGVQQKKANRSSEKNKKKLSAAVVGSRLTNDISPESTPGAGRRRARTPHSFPHIKYTTQMSVPDQAELDKLRQRINFTDLDERSIGSDSQGRVTAANNQRQLAGENKKPYNFLPLHVNTNKSKELLPPSSSAPATPAITKETKKQSPGYRDTLTPVVPTKETQTPRLSHGGTERGPLVHREHGRGDPRIDSSQVVSKLIQIREYISKASSMRDDLVEKNDVPANVERLSHLIDHLKEQEKSYLRFLQKMLAQENEEDDVGTLDSAVGSGSLADSTSLNAEVRFSDASNAMSGRPEVVRADQKEELENLRKQHELLKKMLEQQEQLRALQGRQEALMAMQHSAEQALAVIEDTVVTETTGSVSGLSITSELNDELNELIQRFHNQLHDSQTKAVPDNRRQAESLSLSREVCWSRAPQAVGPPQHRPLLHSASGPHTGLDTGATAASAKLTKLQELQDKKQTMDKILQELHSLRDQTLNNNSCRGLSAQCSLSMGATSDCPSALCSNGASASTSFHPSLTQHQDSSNSTDKLRKLKEVHKRLNELRELVQYYEQTSDMMVDAVNENVKEDDDDDEEEDETEDGSMFEAMFDSEQENRQPVTNIRNPQSSGNWTDLNSLTNGRSVRSSGTNNRDSRLNTECEINNRSAANLRSLNIPSTIECQYNRDTPYNQVKDEDEDEDCIVNDAGAQAVAPDSEASGSSRRSSLGNNGGFSQKVHQQTAKQKLRQLQELVAMVQSDDTDGTTANEDEALHQQPNNTRATAARPLGAGSKQNPRDITLSSKAREKLYEEKLLQQKQELKQLHEERQRLIEIQGKIQDLQWACPDLQSTVSSTVSQQGLLKKVPVAVSTPATTQASLSSGPKTNSVVLKPTASEAATVTDSELWSEMRRHQILREELRQRRKHLESLMAEHQRRSGLSDSPCRNDDQDSLATPSQPVSRDERTMATWGSTPCHLDDDDDDDDDDNDDEYRSEMDAEEEEEQEECAESSSDDDIHIYSSSRNQCSYSNRNNQGSNLKPPPAYSGEGSGHLHNKTKAKQQQQQQQQQQQQQQQQQQQQQQQQQQQQSRSLNQSASQHGGTRRQENLRWASELSFAEGSCHWQEQVSQLQRQLDFSTSMCQTLLQDQQTLSYMLQTLLTGQYSVLPNNLSSPQVHLVMHQLNQCYTQLAWQQNNVQRLKQVLSDLLRQQQQQQQPSSSTAGWQTEKPSSSQESSSCPSASPGVFLPFSNNMSTAALSPFPPNFNLYPLFPSAMGEFPQNATGHAAPDHQKQQLDPNTSIKTEYMSFPPPLQRSPLNTTTEKGPAAWLNMSYVNNTVQHQPSKIQPQESPSSSPTFINCHSRTQDFDQASEESFSSMPDPVDPTTITKTFKAGRKASAQANLASRSKTPNSKSRRRRSKGPSKNSEGHESDSVSSTADFVQERAVPSRPKDQNQSLLDKLTQEKLDSKTKLGNKRNDLSSAYAWRTPFLSNRIACTEAPDASSDFSLFEALRETIYSEVATLISQNESRPHFLIELFHELQLLNTDYLRQRALYSLQDIVTRHLAEKSAAEDQVPPLGPVVWAAGSQSELTPSESLATSDVEVVEKNLRLTQDTMKRDDAESVDNDSTMSTSSNLEPFANDDLGNTVIHLDKALARIREYERMKLKAEFNPCNASTAGAGGSEVSHAEHPSANPAEPVEGGAAGDVRCPQIDTQQLDRQIKAIMTEVIPFLKENMDEVCSLQLLTSVRRMVLTLTQQNDESKEFVRFFHRQLGGILQDSLSKFVGRTLKDCGEDLLVEISEILFNELAFFRLMQDLDNSSSIALAAKHKNKKRAEQSSKAKHSINENPIAGGDKSVSPAYSDEEKDQGDAEQEGDSTVQELYLQTEMKNNKSNDASEVEEEDEDEGIGKGMPLSISLSKAETQALTNYGSGEDENEEEEIEEFEAGPVDVQTSLQASADGQVEQEGTTASETQETKTEQRSPENDDEINKPVGTMNSKVDDITVAACQSPEEESKVGAAAASEENTAVSHGQDGPKESTTTSSPDTDSPVMINVDEMGSGNTSQKSDEEDFVKVDDLPLQLTVMCEEELQKRIVEEQQNNNLSVEILSGNTESLTGLVGNAQALKEPETVGAQSM, encoded by the exons ATGGCAACTGGAGGCACTCCTTTTGATGACAGTTCAGAAGAGCTGCACAACTGGACTGTAACCAATGGCAGCCTGGAAGACAGACTCAACAACATG GACTGGGGTGTACAGCAAAAGAAAGCCAACCGATCTTcagagaagaacaagaagaaattGTCAGCTGCCGTGGTGGGGAGCCGCCTGACTAATGATATTTCGCCAGAATCCACCCCTGGGGCTGGTCGCAGGAGAGCACGCACTCCTCATTCCTTTCCACATATCAAATACACCACCCAGATGTCTGTCCCAGACCAAGCTGAGCTAGACAAGCTGCGTCAGAGGATCAATTTCACAGACCTAGATGAG AGGAGCATTGGCAGTGACTCTCAGGGGCGTGTCACAGCTGCCAACAACCAGCGCCAGTTAGCTGGAGAGAACAAGAAGCCCTACAACTTCCTACCTCTGCATGTAAACACTAACAAAAGCAAGGAActactccctccctcctcctctgccccaGCCACCCCAGCTATCACCAAGGAAACCAAGAAACAGAGCCCAGGGTACAGGGATACGTTAACCCCTGTGGTTCCTACCAAGGAAACTCAAACTCCAAGGCTCAGCCATGGTGGCACAGAGAGAGGGCCCTTGGTACACAGAGAACATGGGAGAGGAGACCCGAGAATAGACAGCAGCCAG GTGGTAAGCAAACTGATACAGATCCGGGAGTACATCAGTAAGGCCAGCTCCATGCGGGATGACCTGGTGGAGAAGAATGATGTGCCAGCAAATGTGGAGCGTCTTTCTCATCTCATCGACCACCTCAAGGAGCAGGAGAAGTCCTATTTACGGTTCCTGCAGAAAATGCTG GCTCAGGAGAATGAAGAGGATGATGTGGGGACCCTGGACTCTGCAGTGGGCTCAGGTTCACTGGCCGACAGCACTTCTCTTAACGCTGAGGTTCGCTTTTCAGATGCCTCAAATGCTATG AGTGGTAGGCCAGAAGTTGTGCGTGCTGACCAGAAGGAAGAGTTGGAGAATCTGCGTAAGCAGCACGAGCTGCTGAAGAAGATgctggagcagcaggagcagctgaGGGCCCTGCAGGGCCGGCAGGAAGCTCTAATGGCCATGCAGCACAGTGCAGAACAGGCACTTGCTGTGATTGAGGACACTG TTGTCACAGAAACCACAGGAAGTGTTTCGGGCCTAAGCATCACATCAGAACTGAATGATGAGTTAAATGAATTGATCCAGCGGTTCCACAACCAGCTACATGACTCTCAG ACTAAAGCAGTGCCAGACAACCGTCGTCAGGCAGAGAGTCTTTCCCTCTCCAGAGAAGTGTGCTGGTCTAGGGCTCCCCAAGCTGTTGGCCCACCTCAACACAGGCCACTCCTCCACTCTGCCTCTGGCCCACACACTGGGCTAGACACTGGAGCAACAGCAGCCAGTGCAAAACTCACCAAGCTCCAAGAGCTCCAGGACAAAAAGCAAACCATGGACAAGATCCTGCAGGAGCTGCATTCACTCAGAGACCAGACTCTCAATAATAATTCAT GTCGTGGCTTGTCAGCACAGTGCAGTCTCAGTATGGGAGCAACTTCGGATTGTCCATCTGCTCTCTGCTCTAATGGGGCCTCTGCTTCCACTTCCTTTCATCCTTCACTCACACAACACCAGGACAGCTCCAACTCCACAGACAAGCTCAG GAAGCTAAAGGAAGTCCACAAGCGTTTGAATGAGCTGCGGGAATTAGTTCAGTACTATGAGCAGACTTCTGATATGATGGTGGATGCAGTCAATGAGAATGTgaaagaggatgatgatgatgatgaagaggaagatgagacGGAGGACGGTTCTATGTTTGAGGCAATGTTTGACTCTGAGCAGGAGAACCGCCAGCCTGTCACTAACATCAG AAACCCACAGAGCAGTGGGAACTGGACAGACTTGAACAGCCTGACCAACGGGCGCAGTGTCAGGAGCAGCGGCACTAACAACCGGGATAGCAGACTCAACACTGAGTGTGAGATCAACAACCGGTCGGCGGCCAATCTCCGCAGCCTCAACATACCCTCAACCATAG AGTGCCAGTACAACAGGGACACACCCTATAACCAGGTgaaggatgaggatgaagatgaggattGTATTGTAAATGATGCAGGGGCACAGGCTGTGGCTCCAGACAGTGAGGCATCGGGGTCTAGTCGGAGGAGCAGCCTTGGGAACAATGGAGGTTTTTCCCAAAAGGTTCATCAACAGACAGCGAAGCAAAAACTACGGCAGTTGCAGGAACTGGTGGCCATGGTTCAG AGTGACGACACAGATGGTACTACAGCTAATGAAGATGAAGCTTTACACCAACAGCCAAATAATACCAGAGCTACTGCAGCTAGGCCACTTGGGGCTGGATCTAAGCAGAATCCCAGAGACATTACTCTCTCTAGCAAGGCCAG GGAGAAGTTGTACGAGGAGAAGCTGCTTCAGCAGAAACAGGAGTTGAAGCAGCTCCATGAAGAGCGCCAGAGACTCATTGAAATCCAAGGCAAGATCCAGGACCTCCAGTGGGCTTGCCCTGACCTCCAG TCGACGGTTTCCAGCACAGTGAGTCAGCAAGGTTTGCTGAAGAAGGTCCCAGTTGCAGTTTCCACTCCAGCCACTACCCAGGCTTCTTTATCATCTGGACCCAAAACCAACTCAGTTGTGCTTAAACCCACTGCTTCAGAAGCAGCAACTGTCACTGACAGTGAG CTTTGGTCAGAGATGCGTCGCCACCAGATCCTGCGGGAAGAACTGCGCCAACGCAGAAAACACTTAGAGTCCTTGATGGCTGAACACCAGAGGCGTAGTGGTCTCAGTGACTCTCCCTGCCGGAATGACGACCAAGACAGCCTTGCTACACCCTCACAACCTGTCAGCAGGGATGAAAG GACAATGGCTACCTGGGGTTCCACTCCCTGCCaccttgatgatgatgatgatgatgacgacgatgacaatgatgatgaatatCGCTCAGAGatggatgcagaggaggaggaggagcaggaagaatGTGCAGAGAGCAGCTCTGATGACGACATCCACATCTACTCTTCGAGCAGGAACCAGTGCTCTTACAGTAACAGGAATAATCAAGGAAG TAACCTGAAGCCTCCACCAGCCTACTCAGGTGAGGGTAGTGGGCATCTTCATAACAAGACTAAggccaagcagcagcagcagcagcagcagcagcagcagcaacagcagcagcaacagcaacagcagcagcaacagcagcagcagcagcagcagtccagaAGTTTGAACCAGTCAGCGAGCCAGCACGGAGGTACACGACGGCAAGAAAACCTGCGATGGGCTTCAGAGCTTTCCTTTGCTGAGGGCTCATGCCACTGGCAGGAACAGGTTAGCCAGCTGCAGAGACAGCTGGATTTCAGCACCAGCATGTGTCAGACACTCCTGCAGGACCAGCAG ACACTGTCATACATGCTGCAAACCCTGCTGACAGGTCAGTACAGCGTGTTACCCAACAACTTGTCATCACCACAGGTCCACTTGGTCATGCACCAGCTCAACCAGTGTTACACCCAGCTGGCTTGGCAGCAAAACAATGTACAAAG ACTTAAGCAGGTCCTGAGCGACCTCCTTcgtcagcagcaacagcagcagcagccttccTCTTCAACAGCAGGTTGGCAGACAGAGAAGCCGAGCTCATCCCAGGAATCCAGCTCTTGTCCTTCAGCCTCTCCTGGTgtcttcctccccttctccaATAACATGTCAACAGCTGCCTTATCCCCTTTCCCTCCCA ACTTTAACTTGTATCCACTGTTCCCTTCCGCCATGGGTGAGTTCCCTCAGAATGCGACAGGTCATGCCGCGCCTGACCACCAGAAGCAGCAGTTAGACCCCAACACCTCTATAAAAACAGAGTACATGAGTTTCCCTCCTCCACTTCAGCGCTCTCCTCTTAACACGACAACAGAAAAAGG ACCGGCTGCCTGGCTTAACATGTCCTACGTAAACAACACAGTCCAGCATCAACCATCTAAAATACAGCCACAAGAgtcaccctcctcctcccccacttTCATTAACTGCCACTCCAGAACTCAAGACTTTGACCAGGCCTCAGAGGAAAGCTTCAGCAGCATGCCTGATCCTGTTGACCCCACCACCATAACAAAGACTTTCAAGGCTGGGCGTAAGGCCTCTGCACAAGCCAACCTGGCCTCGCGCAGCAAGACTCCCAATTCTAAGAGTCGTCGGAGGAGGAGCAAAGGGCCCAGCAAGAACAGTGAAG GCCATGAGAGTGACAGTGTTAGCAGCACAGCGGACTTTGTCCAGGAGAGGGCAGTCCCGTCTCGTCCGAAGGATCAGAATCAGAGTCTGCTGGACAAGCTGACTCAAGAGAAACTAGACAGCAAGACTAAGCTTGGGAATAAAAGAAATGACCTTTCGTCTG CCTATGCTTGGAGAACACCCTTCCTCTCTAACAGAATTGCATGCACAGAAGCACCAG ATGCAAGCAGCGACTTCTCACTGTTTGAGGCACTGAGGGAGACCATTTACTCTGAGGTGGCTACCTTGATATCCCAGAATGAGTCCCGACCACACTTTCTCATCGAGCTCTTCCATGAGCTGCAGCTGCTCAACACAGACTACTTACGGCAGAGGGCACTCTATTCCCTCCAG GATATAGTGACCAGGCACCTGGCAGAGAAGAGTGCAGCTGAGGACCAGGTGCCCCCTCTTGGTCCTGTGGTATGGGCTGCAGGCTCTCAATCTGAGCTGACACCCAGCGAGAGTCTGGCTACCAGTGATGTA GAGGTCGTAGAGAAGAACTTGAGGCTCACACAGGACACAATGAAGAGGGATGATGCAGAATCTGTGGACAATGACAGCACTATGTCAACCTCCTCCAACCTGGAACCATTTGCTAACGATGACCTGG GCAACACGGTGATTCATTTAGACAAAGCTCTGGCCAGAATTAGGGAGTATGAGCGCATGAAGCTTAAGGCTGAATTTAACCCCTGCAACGCCAGCACTGCAGGTGCAGGTGGCTCTGAAGTCTCACATGCTGAACACCCCTCTGCTAACCCTGCTGAACCAGTGGAAG GAGGTGCAGCTGGTGATGTGCGCTGTCCTCAGATTGACACGCAGCAGTTGGATCGTCAGATCAAAGCCATCATGACAGAAGTCATTCCCTTCCTTAAG gAGAACATGGACGAGGTGTGTTCCCTCCAGCTGTTGACATCTGTGCGGCGCATGGTCCTCACTCTCACCCAACAAAATGATGAAAGCAAGGAGTTTGTCCGCTTTTTCCACCGACAGCTGGGAGGCATCCTGCAG GATTCTCTTAGTAAATTTGTTGGCCGCACTCTCAAGGACTGTGGAGAGGACCTTCTGGTGGAGATCTCAGAGATTCTCTTCAATGAACTGGCCTTCTTTAGGCTCATGCAGGATTTGGACAACAGCAGTAGCATTGCTTTGGCagccaaacacaaaaataaaaagagggcTGAGCAATCCAGTAAAGCAAAGCACAGTATcaat GAAAATCCAATAGCTGGTGGTGATAAATCTGTTTCTCCAGCCTATTCAGATGAAGAAAAg gacCAAGGTGACGCTGAGCAGGAAGGCGATTCTACAGTCCAGGAgctttaccttcagacagagatgaaaaacaacaagagCAATGACGCTTCAGAGGttgaagaggaagatgaggatgaagGGATTGGAAAGGGAATGCCTCTGTCAATCA GTCTTTCCAAAGCAGAGACTCAGGCCCTGACAAACTACGGCAGTGGGGAGGatgagaatgaggaggaggaaatcgAGGAGTTTGAGGCCGGTCCTGTTGATGTCCAAACCTCCTTGCAGGCTTCTGCCGATGGACAGGTGGAGCAGGAG GGGACAACAGCCAGTGAAACCCaggagacaaaaactgaacagaggAGTCCAGAGAATGATGATG AAATCAACAAGCCAGTTGGGACGATGAATTCCAAAGTAGATGACATTACCGTAGCAGCGTGCCAGAGTCCTGAGGAGGAGAGTAAAGTTGGggcagctgctgcttcagaagaaaacactgcagtttCTCATGGTCAGGATGGCCCCAAGGAGTCAACCACTACTAGCAGCCCAGACACAGACTCACCCGTCATGATCAATGTAGAT GAGATGGGGTCAGGTAACACCAGTCAAAAGTCTGATGAGGAAGACTTTGTCAAGGTGGATGACTTGCCATTGCAGCTTACAGTCATGTGTGAG GAGGAGCTTCAGAAGAGAATAGTGGAGGAGCAGCAGAATAACAACCTGTCTGTTGAGATCCTCAGTGGGAACACTGAATCGCTGACTGGGCTGGTGGGAAATGCACAGGCACTGAAGGAACCAG